In Nitrospira sp., a single genomic region encodes these proteins:
- a CDS encoding FAD-binding and (Fe-S)-binding domain-containing protein, translated as MTAPTLILPDRSRAIAADLRAQLGSEKVKDDFPTKTAYAVDASIYRMVPQAVVLVESEDDIAKIIRYAVSRGIPLTPRAAGTNLTGSAVGSGIILDVSRLNRILEVNREERWARVQPGIVLAELNKQLARQGLLFGPDPSSGDMCKLGGMLANNSSGPHTLSYGSVKDNVHRLRLCLESGTWLEAKSYALNDPTLERLLSTIPALRDVLVLAQSHADLISGKRPTVSKNSCGYNLFGLVDGLAQGQFDLPKLFVGSEGTLGVMSEATLRLVEKPKATLTALIHFRHLEDVGAAVPLLLALQPSALEVMDANTLDLIGRAKHGIPADAAATLLAELDADSLAVDLHERAEQMAAVCRPFRLAADLTLAFDPEQREQLWKARKALYPTLYRFDPRKKPINFVDDVVVRAERISELIHYLEEYFSGQKVPVAIFGHIGNGNAHIVPLLDVNDRQDFDKMVLAYREIHSTVLDRFGGSICGEHGDGRIRAEYVRKMFGEELYGLFVDVKRAFDPGNVLNPGIKISEASFTEHIDYTRLSKSCATCAKCNAVCPVYDVFQSEDMSSRGWFEIVTSKDYSYLNSKRVVEACVNCKSCRTACPAGVDVSDLILKKRAEHPNRLTGWIFRWQARGNSFEPFLKFLGRTQRLWDRPVVRRIMEWGAALVLKALAPTAKLPHELLLPRIASRQLRERHASLIPTSGAQPAPGGVAYFHGCAANYFDDGVGDAVIGVLRKHGVEPALPPQRCSGTPIQTYGHQELTREGARFNMASFASYETIVTGCASCTLMLKDYPTLFADGDERRQAETIAKKVVHIAEFVARSPLHPPMAQAASRTKCVTYHSSCHLRAAGVTKEPRKILASLPGLNYAEMPDADRCAGGAGTFIVKDYDTSQKILERKTRAVEQVGAEVVATSCPACMIQLKNGLRERAEVKHVAQLLNEAYEAAEQNKGITHS; from the coding sequence ATGACTGCGCCAACTCTCATTCTGCCAGACCGTTCCCGCGCGATCGCGGCTGATCTTCGCGCCCAACTCGGTTCCGAGAAAGTCAAAGACGATTTTCCCACCAAGACGGCCTATGCCGTCGATGCCAGCATTTACCGGATGGTGCCGCAGGCCGTGGTGCTGGTGGAGTCCGAAGACGACATCGCCAAGATCATCCGCTATGCCGTATCTCGCGGCATTCCCCTCACGCCGCGCGCGGCCGGGACAAATCTCACCGGGTCGGCCGTCGGGAGCGGCATCATTCTCGATGTGTCGCGGTTGAACCGGATTCTTGAAGTGAATCGCGAAGAACGCTGGGCGCGGGTGCAGCCGGGCATCGTTCTGGCTGAATTGAATAAACAGCTGGCCCGGCAGGGGCTCTTGTTCGGGCCCGATCCTTCCAGCGGCGACATGTGCAAGCTCGGCGGGATGCTGGCGAATAATTCATCGGGGCCGCACACACTCAGCTACGGGTCGGTGAAAGACAATGTCCATCGGCTCCGGCTGTGCCTGGAGTCGGGAACGTGGCTGGAGGCGAAATCCTATGCGCTGAACGATCCGACTCTGGAGCGACTCCTGTCGACGATCCCGGCCCTGCGGGACGTGCTGGTTCTGGCGCAGTCCCATGCCGATCTGATCAGCGGCAAGCGCCCGACGGTCAGCAAGAACAGCTGTGGCTATAACCTGTTTGGCCTGGTCGACGGGCTGGCGCAGGGGCAGTTCGATCTCCCGAAATTATTTGTCGGCAGCGAAGGTACGCTAGGCGTGATGAGCGAAGCCACGCTTCGGCTGGTCGAGAAACCGAAAGCGACGCTCACGGCCTTGATTCATTTCCGGCATCTGGAGGATGTCGGGGCGGCGGTGCCGCTGCTGTTGGCTCTTCAGCCGAGTGCACTCGAAGTCATGGATGCCAACACGCTCGATCTGATCGGTCGCGCCAAGCATGGGATTCCCGCCGATGCGGCGGCCACCTTGCTGGCTGAACTCGATGCCGACTCGCTCGCAGTGGATCTGCATGAACGGGCGGAGCAGATGGCGGCGGTCTGTCGGCCGTTCCGCCTCGCGGCTGACCTGACGCTGGCGTTCGATCCCGAGCAGCGTGAGCAATTGTGGAAGGCGCGCAAAGCGCTGTATCCCACCCTCTATCGATTCGATCCGCGCAAGAAGCCGATCAATTTTGTGGATGATGTGGTCGTACGGGCGGAGCGGATCAGCGAGCTGATCCACTATCTGGAAGAGTATTTTTCAGGACAGAAGGTGCCGGTGGCGATTTTCGGTCATATCGGGAACGGCAACGCGCATATCGTCCCGCTGCTCGACGTGAACGATCGCCAGGATTTCGACAAGATGGTGCTGGCCTATCGGGAGATTCATTCGACGGTCCTGGACCGTTTCGGCGGCTCCATCTGCGGGGAACATGGCGACGGGCGGATTCGCGCCGAGTACGTCAGGAAGATGTTCGGCGAGGAGCTGTACGGGTTGTTCGTGGACGTGAAGCGGGCCTTTGATCCCGGCAACGTGCTGAACCCCGGCATCAAGATCAGCGAGGCCTCGTTCACCGAGCATATCGATTACACCAGGCTCTCAAAGTCCTGCGCGACCTGCGCGAAGTGCAACGCCGTCTGTCCCGTCTACGATGTCTTTCAGTCGGAGGACATGAGTTCGCGCGGCTGGTTCGAGATCGTGACGTCGAAGGACTACAGCTATCTCAATTCCAAGCGGGTGGTCGAGGCGTGCGTGAACTGCAAATCCTGCCGGACGGCGTGCCCGGCGGGAGTCGATGTCTCTGACCTGATTCTAAAAAAGCGGGCGGAGCATCCCAACCGCCTGACCGGATGGATCTTTCGCTGGCAGGCACGCGGGAACTCGTTCGAGCCGTTCCTCAAGTTTCTGGGGCGCACGCAACGCCTGTGGGATCGGCCGGTTGTCCGACGGATTATGGAGTGGGGCGCCGCGTTGGTCCTCAAGGCCCTTGCACCGACAGCCAAGCTGCCTCATGAGTTGTTGTTGCCGCGCATTGCTTCCAGACAACTGCGTGAGCGGCATGCCTCGCTGATCCCGACATCGGGTGCTCAGCCCGCGCCGGGCGGCGTCGCCTATTTTCACGGCTGTGCCGCGAACTATTTCGATGACGGGGTCGGAGACGCGGTCATCGGAGTCTTGCGGAAGCACGGAGTCGAGCCGGCCTTGCCGCCGCAGCGTTGTTCCGGCACACCGATCCAGACCTATGGACATCAAGAGCTGACGCGCGAGGGGGCTCGGTTCAATATGGCCTCGTTTGCGTCTTATGAGACGATCGTGACCGGTTGCGCGTCCTGCACGCTGATGTTGAAGGATTATCCCACCCTGTTTGCCGATGGCGACGAGCGGCGCCAAGCGGAGACAATTGCGAAGAAGGTCGTGCATATCGCCGAATTCGTGGCGCGATCCCCGCTCCATCCGCCCATGGCGCAGGCCGCGTCGCGCACCAAGTGCGTCACGTACCATTCCTCCTGCCACCTCCGGGCCGCCGGCGTGACGAAAGAACCGCGCAAGATTTTGGCGTCGTTGCCAGGCCTTAACTATGCCGAGATGCCCGATGCCGACCGCTGCGCCGGGGGAGCGGGGACGTTCATCGTAAAGGATTACGACACCTCGCAAAAAATCCTGGAGCGAAAAACCAGGGCCGTCGAACAGGTCGGGGCGGAGGTCGTGGCGACCAGTTGTCCCGCCTGTATGATCCAGCTCAAGAATGGATTGCGGGAACGGGCTGAGGTGAAACATGTGGCGCAGTTACTGAACGAAGCCTATGAGGCAGCGGAGCAGAACAAAGGAATCACCCACTCATGA
- the hrpB gene encoding ATP-dependent helicase HrpB, translating into MSRLPIEDVLSDLCHALIRSPNGLLTAPPGAGKTTRVPLALLDAPWLQEKKILMLEPRRLAARAAAHRMATTLNERPGDTIGYRMRLDTKIGPKTRIEVVTEGILTRLLQQDPSLSSYGAVLFDEFHERSLQADTGLALCLESQRLFRPDLRLLIMSATLDCGPVSQLLGGAPVITCEGRMFPVETRYLDEPITGYLDTAVTRIIRRALARDQGSLLVFLPGMAEIRRVERQLLDANLESTIHIAPLHGDLPQDAQDAAIAPALPGTRKIVLATSIAETSLTIDGVRIVIDAGLLRVPRFDPRSGLTRLDTIRVTQDSADQRRGRAGRLESGVCYRLWTEREQATLAARRPPEMLDADLTSLVLELALWGTTNPAELSWLTPPPTGSVTQASDLLIRLGALDSSGRITAHGRQLAELALHPRLSHMLLKAGPLGLNDLACDLAALLGERDLLRGPAGRQQADIRTRLDVLQGQHDHPGITVDRGVYHRVTSTAEMWRRQLLRHSAKTSPRTKSDQRGVGILLALAYPDRIAQRQAGTDARYVLANGRGALFATPDHLGSEPYLAIAELDGGAQWAKIELAAPISQAEIESLYADQIIETEAVSWDEKTQAVQALRQRRFGGLILSQQNLSKPDPALIATALLHGVRQAGVNQLAWTPDLRQWQARVQFLRRTEGPPSVWPDLSDAHLSQTLDHWLGPFLQSITTLERVQRMPLDQPLHALLSWDLQRQLDRLAPTHITVPSGSNIRVDYESGEIPVLAVRLQELFGCQDTPRVAGGTVPVMLHLLSPAKRPVQVTKDLASFWATAYQDVRKELRGRYPKHSWPEDPLTAPPTAKAKRRSS; encoded by the coding sequence ATGTCTCGGCTCCCAATAGAAGATGTCCTTTCGGACCTCTGCCACGCGCTCATTCGGTCCCCCAACGGGCTCCTGACCGCCCCACCGGGGGCCGGAAAGACCACCCGTGTGCCGTTGGCCCTGCTGGACGCTCCCTGGCTCCAGGAAAAGAAGATCCTCATGCTGGAACCCAGACGCCTGGCCGCCAGGGCCGCGGCCCATCGCATGGCGACCACGCTCAATGAGCGTCCCGGCGACACAATCGGCTATCGCATGCGGCTCGATACGAAGATCGGGCCGAAGACCAGGATCGAGGTCGTGACCGAAGGGATTCTGACCCGATTACTCCAACAGGACCCCTCGCTCAGCAGCTATGGTGCCGTCCTCTTCGACGAATTTCACGAGCGCAGCCTCCAGGCCGACACCGGCCTGGCGCTCTGCCTGGAATCGCAGCGGCTCTTCCGTCCTGACCTGCGCCTACTCATCATGTCGGCCACATTGGATTGCGGACCAGTCAGCCAACTGCTGGGCGGCGCACCGGTCATCACCTGCGAAGGGCGGATGTTTCCGGTCGAGACCCGATATCTGGATGAACCCATTACGGGGTATCTCGATACCGCCGTCACCAGGATCATCCGCCGCGCGCTGGCACGGGATCAGGGCAGCCTGCTCGTCTTCCTGCCGGGCATGGCCGAGATCCGGCGCGTCGAACGCCAGCTCCTCGATGCGAATCTGGAATCGACCATTCATATTGCGCCGCTCCATGGAGACCTCCCCCAAGATGCCCAGGATGCGGCGATCGCCCCGGCGCTCCCGGGCACGAGAAAAATCGTATTGGCCACATCCATCGCCGAGACCAGCTTGACGATCGATGGCGTCCGCATCGTCATCGACGCGGGCCTGTTGCGCGTACCGCGCTTCGATCCGCGTTCAGGACTCACGCGGCTGGACACGATTCGCGTCACGCAGGACTCCGCCGACCAGCGGCGCGGGCGAGCCGGACGATTGGAATCGGGCGTCTGCTATCGACTCTGGACCGAGCGAGAACAGGCCACGCTGGCCGCCCGCCGGCCGCCTGAGATGCTGGACGCCGATCTCACATCACTCGTCCTGGAGCTAGCGCTCTGGGGAACGACCAACCCGGCAGAACTCTCATGGCTCACCCCCCCGCCTACCGGATCGGTCACCCAGGCGTCCGATCTGTTGATCCGATTGGGCGCGTTGGATTCATCGGGCCGCATCACAGCCCATGGCAGGCAGCTGGCTGAACTGGCGTTGCATCCCCGCCTCTCTCACATGCTGCTGAAGGCCGGGCCGCTAGGCCTGAACGACCTGGCCTGCGACCTCGCAGCTCTGCTGGGTGAGCGCGACCTGCTCCGGGGTCCGGCGGGACGACAGCAGGCCGATATTCGCACCAGACTTGATGTCTTACAGGGACAGCATGACCATCCGGGCATTACAGTCGATCGAGGCGTGTATCATCGCGTGACCAGCACGGCGGAGATGTGGCGACGACAGCTCCTTCGCCACTCCGCTAAGACATCCCCTCGTACCAAGTCTGATCAACGTGGCGTCGGTATCCTGCTCGCCCTCGCCTATCCGGATCGGATTGCACAGCGCCAGGCTGGCACTGATGCGCGCTATGTGCTGGCCAACGGACGCGGAGCCCTCTTCGCCACCCCCGATCACCTGGGATCGGAACCCTATCTCGCCATTGCCGAGTTGGACGGCGGCGCACAATGGGCCAAGATCGAGTTGGCTGCGCCGATCTCGCAGGCAGAAATCGAGAGCCTCTATGCGGACCAGATCATTGAAACTGAAGCCGTCAGCTGGGATGAGAAAACACAAGCAGTCCAGGCGCTGCGCCAACGGCGATTCGGCGGACTGATTCTCTCGCAGCAGAACCTCTCCAAACCGGATCCCGCTCTGATCGCAACCGCCTTGCTCCACGGCGTGCGCCAGGCCGGAGTGAACCAGCTGGCCTGGACGCCGGACCTGCGCCAATGGCAAGCGCGCGTGCAGTTCCTCAGACGAACGGAGGGACCTCCGTCAGTCTGGCCGGATCTGTCCGATGCACACCTGTCGCAGACGCTGGACCATTGGCTCGGCCCTTTTCTCCAGAGCATCACCACACTCGAACGTGTACAGCGGATGCCGCTCGATCAGCCGCTCCACGCCCTGCTGAGCTGGGATCTTCAACGGCAACTTGATCGTCTCGCCCCGACACACATCACAGTCCCGAGCGGCTCGAATATCCGAGTGGATTATGAAAGCGGCGAGATCCCCGTTCTGGCCGTGCGACTCCAAGAACTCTTCGGCTGTCAGGACACTCCCCGCGTGGCAGGGGGAACAGTTCCCGTCATGTTGCACTTACTTTCCCCGGCCAAACGCCCGGTCCAAGTCACCAAAGACCTGGCCAGCTTTTGGGCCACCGCCTATCAAGATGTCCGGAAAGAACTCCGTGGCCGCTACCCGAAACATTCCTGGCCGGAGGATCCCCTCACCGCCCCGCCGACCGCAAAGGCCAAACGGCGGTCCTCATGA
- a CDS encoding pseudouridine synthase, protein MNRKPTKPDSPAHAQSPPIPAGAAAPDDTKRVTLDRLFSKLGLASRTVAQEWIRAGRVRINDRVVRTAKTWVAWPGDCVSLDEQPIQPSTPRFVLFHKPKSVVTTRQDEKGRTTIFDVLPEELQTLHAVGRLDQATSGLLLLTNDTTLSSFLTDPANRVTRRYLVTVRGEVTEETRQDSLTGLTDEGELLHCEAVTVQKRSGRESHLDVTLTEGKNREIRRLFKALGHEVIRLRRIQFGPFEIGDLPPGAWREIPIEDAKRDLQA, encoded by the coding sequence ATGAACAGAAAACCGACGAAACCAGACAGCCCCGCCCACGCTCAGTCGCCACCGATTCCTGCAGGCGCGGCTGCACCCGATGATACCAAGCGGGTGACCTTGGACCGCCTCTTCTCAAAACTGGGATTGGCCAGCCGAACCGTCGCCCAGGAATGGATTCGTGCTGGACGGGTCCGCATCAATGATCGCGTGGTCCGCACGGCGAAGACCTGGGTCGCCTGGCCCGGCGACTGCGTGTCGCTCGACGAGCAGCCGATTCAACCAAGCACACCACGATTCGTGCTCTTTCACAAACCGAAGAGCGTGGTGACGACGCGCCAGGATGAGAAAGGCCGAACGACTATTTTCGATGTCCTTCCCGAAGAACTGCAGACACTCCATGCGGTCGGACGACTGGATCAAGCCACGAGCGGGCTGCTCTTATTGACGAACGACACGACCCTCTCCAGCTTTCTCACCGATCCGGCCAACCGGGTGACACGCCGCTATCTGGTCACGGTACGCGGGGAAGTCACAGAAGAAACCCGCCAGGACAGTCTTACCGGCCTCACGGATGAAGGGGAACTCTTGCATTGCGAAGCCGTCACGGTTCAAAAACGATCGGGCCGGGAATCCCACCTCGACGTGACACTGACGGAGGGAAAAAACCGGGAGATCCGGCGGCTCTTCAAAGCACTCGGACATGAGGTGATCCGGCTGCGGCGCATTCAATTCGGGCCCTTCGAGATCGGCGATCTGCCGCCCGGCGCCTGGCGGGAAATCCCTATTGAAGACGCCAAGCGAGATCTGCAGGCCTAA
- a CDS encoding D-glycerate dehydrogenase, with amino-acid sequence MTALRERYTLVAEPVENQIPTSDNQRRGFAHADAVICTLADPITDDLLAAAPRLKIVANYAVGYNNIDVAAAARRGIVVTNTPDVLTDATADLTWALILAVARRVVEGDRWARSGTWPGWAPTQMLGTDVTGKTLGIIGMGRIGQAVALRAQGFRMPVIYASRRPCPPPSGVTTWTHRPLKEVLTQADFVSMHVPLSEATRHLIGSRELAMMQSTAFLINTSRGPVVDEAALLVALRQGTIAGAGLDVYEREPVILSGLEQLSNVVLLPHLGSATLDARLKMGMICVENIAAVLGGRAPLNPVIQGV; translated from the coding sequence ATGACAGCTCTGCGTGAGCGCTATACCCTCGTGGCCGAACCAGTGGAAAACCAGATTCCCACCAGCGACAATCAGCGGCGGGGATTCGCGCATGCCGACGCCGTCATCTGCACGCTGGCCGACCCAATCACCGACGACTTGCTCGCGGCCGCGCCGCGCCTGAAGATCGTGGCGAATTATGCGGTGGGGTACAACAACATCGACGTGGCTGCCGCTGCGCGCCGCGGGATCGTCGTGACGAATACCCCGGATGTCCTGACGGATGCGACGGCGGATCTCACTTGGGCCTTGATTCTGGCAGTCGCACGCCGTGTGGTGGAAGGCGACCGATGGGCCCGCTCCGGGACCTGGCCGGGATGGGCGCCGACTCAAATGCTGGGGACGGATGTCACAGGAAAAACGCTGGGCATCATCGGCATGGGTCGGATCGGGCAGGCTGTGGCCTTGCGCGCGCAAGGGTTTCGCATGCCGGTGATCTATGCCAGCCGTCGGCCCTGTCCCCCTCCATCCGGTGTCACAACCTGGACTCACCGACCATTGAAAGAGGTGCTGACGCAAGCTGATTTCGTGTCGATGCACGTGCCATTGTCGGAGGCGACTCGCCATCTCATTGGATCGCGCGAGCTGGCCATGATGCAATCCACCGCCTTTCTGATCAACACGTCCCGCGGACCGGTCGTCGACGAAGCCGCCCTTCTCGTCGCCTTGCGACAAGGCACGATTGCCGGAGCCGGATTGGATGTGTACGAACGCGAACCGGTGATTCTGTCTGGATTGGAACAGCTCTCGAACGTCGTGCTGTTGCCCCATCTTGGATCGGCAACACTGGACGCTCGTTTAAAGATGGGAATGATCTGCGTGGAAAATATTGCGGCCGTACTTGGAGGCCGGGCTCCGCTGAATCCGGTCATTCAGGGAGTCTAA
- a CDS encoding MoaD/ThiS family protein yields the protein MVTVLVFGRVIQEATGENEFSIESAEPTTVRKLIEANAETLGVLLRFIDSREALISVNKKVGTEDTVVKDGDTVKVSFQSRMSYDGTRDIPT from the coding sequence ATGGTTACCGTGTTGGTATTCGGGCGAGTCATTCAAGAAGCGACAGGGGAGAATGAGTTCTCCATCGAGTCGGCGGAGCCGACGACGGTGCGGAAGTTGATCGAGGCAAATGCCGAGACTCTTGGGGTGCTACTTCGATTTATCGACAGCCGGGAAGCCCTGATTTCTGTGAACAAGAAAGTCGGCACCGAAGATACGGTGGTGAAGGACGGCGACACGGTCAAGGTATCGTTCCAGTCTCGTATGTCGTACGACGGGACCAGAGATATTCCGACATAG